One window from the genome of Acinetobacter sp. LoGeW2-3 encodes:
- a CDS encoding aminoglycoside phosphotransferase family protein, with protein MNTQREQLIQSWIASVLGSDQFETHFLAGDASFRRYARIKLNNKTFMLMDAPPEKEDCVPFVTIDEFFDANGVRVPHIVAKDLENGLLLLEDFGNVMLSDLLNDNTVDSYYEQSFKQLVQLQSIQGVGYFPEYSYEKLISEMELLTDWMLPALKVIPTEAESALIKRTFAILANTALAQPQVIVHRDFHSRNLMQIAGETDLGVIDFQDAVIGADTYDLISITRDAYVQWNADRVYRWFEAFYHLLPASAKEDRDFEQFKKDADMMAIQRHIKILGIFVRLFERDGKSGYLKDLPRVMWYLLEESKPYSELQPFMQFINERVLPAFEAKYGTYEVAA; from the coding sequence ATGAATACTCAACGCGAACAATTGATACAATCTTGGATTGCTTCTGTACTCGGTTCAGATCAATTTGAAACTCATTTTTTAGCAGGCGATGCCAGTTTTCGTCGTTATGCACGAATCAAACTGAATAATAAAACATTTATGCTAATGGATGCACCACCAGAAAAAGAAGATTGTGTGCCTTTTGTGACCATAGATGAATTTTTTGATGCGAATGGTGTTCGCGTGCCGCATATCGTGGCAAAAGACCTGGAAAATGGCCTGTTGCTACTTGAAGACTTCGGTAATGTTATGCTGTCTGATCTGCTCAATGACAACACTGTAGATTCTTATTATGAACAAAGTTTTAAACAGTTAGTCCAGTTGCAGTCTATTCAAGGTGTAGGATATTTCCCTGAGTATTCTTATGAGAAGCTGATCTCGGAAATGGAATTGCTCACCGACTGGATGTTGCCGGCTTTAAAAGTGATTCCGACCGAAGCTGAAAGTGCGCTGATTAAACGTACTTTTGCCATCCTTGCGAATACTGCGTTGGCTCAGCCACAAGTGATTGTACATCGTGATTTTCATAGTCGTAACCTGATGCAGATTGCGGGTGAAACTGATCTGGGTGTGATTGATTTTCAGGATGCTGTGATTGGTGCAGATACTTATGACCTGATCTCAATCACCCGTGATGCTTATGTGCAGTGGAATGCGGATCGTGTATATCGCTGGTTTGAAGCTTTCTATCACTTGTTGCCAGCTTCTGCTAAAGAAGATCGTGACTTTGAACAGTTCAAGAAAGATGCTGACATGATGGCGATTCAGCGTCATATTAAGATTCTGGGTATTTTTGTGCGCTTGTTTGAGCGTGATGGTAAATCAGGTTACCTCAAAGACTTGCCACGTGTGATGTGGTATCTGCTGGAAGAATCTAAACCTTATTCTGAATTGCAGCCATTTATGCAATTTATCAATGAGCGTGTACTACCTGCCTTTGAAGCCAAATATGGTACTTATGAGGTGGCTGCATAA
- the murU gene encoding N-acetylmuramate alpha-1-phosphate uridylyltransferase MurU — protein MKAMILAAGLGNRMRPLTLHTPKPLLEVGDKPLIVWHIEKLAEIGITEIVINTAWLGEKLAQALGDGSQFGIKILWSHEGEGLETAGGIINALPLLGDQPFILVNGDVWTTMDFAPLLQVDLGENLAHLVLVQNPSQHPQGDFSLAEGKAYTFEQNVQGENLTFSGVSVINPKMFAGLEAGKRPLAPLLKEAMLANQVAASKLIGDWVDVGTPERLSALDAAIREGKYV, from the coding sequence ATGAAAGCGATGATTCTTGCTGCTGGCTTGGGCAACCGCATGCGCCCTTTGACACTGCATACCCCAAAACCACTCTTAGAAGTAGGTGATAAACCTTTAATCGTCTGGCATATTGAAAAGCTAGCAGAGATTGGTATCACTGAAATTGTCATTAATACCGCTTGGCTGGGTGAAAAACTAGCTCAGGCCTTGGGTGATGGTTCGCAGTTTGGCATCAAGATTTTATGGTCACATGAAGGCGAAGGGTTGGAAACGGCCGGCGGTATTATTAATGCCTTGCCTTTATTGGGAGATCAACCTTTTATTCTGGTTAATGGCGATGTCTGGACTACTATGGACTTTGCGCCATTATTACAAGTAGATTTAGGCGAAAACCTGGCGCATCTGGTATTGGTACAAAACCCATCTCAGCATCCTCAAGGTGACTTTAGCTTGGCTGAAGGTAAGGCTTATACCTTCGAACAGAATGTTCAGGGTGAAAACCTGACTTTTAGTGGTGTTTCAGTGATTAACCCTAAAATGTTTGCAGGTCTGGAAGCTGGTAAGCGTCCACTCGCACCATTACTCAAGGAAGCCATGCTGGCAAATCAAGTTGCTGCTTCTAAACTCATCGGTGACTGGGTCGACGTAGGAACGCCAGAACGCTTATCCGCACTGGATGCTGCAATTCGTGAAGGGAAATATGTTTAA
- the rsmG gene encoding 16S rRNA (guanine(527)-N(7))-methyltransferase RsmG produces MHTFFQELKQGSQALGLALSDETLNLLLKYQDALVLWNKAYNLTAIRDPKEMLVKHLLDSLSILKDLPSGRLLDIGTGGGMPGMIIALCQLERDCVLLDSNGKKIRFLKQFIADLKLQNVIAVQTRVENEDSINELGQFDVITSRAFASLTDFVDASKPYMHEQSIIASMKGLIPQDEVNALKDEFSCEIIELKVPRLDEQRHLLLLKRI; encoded by the coding sequence ATGCATACGTTTTTTCAGGAATTAAAGCAGGGTAGCCAGGCTTTAGGTTTAGCATTGAGTGATGAAACTTTAAATTTATTACTCAAGTACCAGGACGCTTTGGTGCTGTGGAATAAGGCATACAATTTGACGGCCATTCGTGACCCGAAGGAAATGCTAGTCAAGCATCTGCTGGACAGTTTAAGTATTTTAAAGGATCTGCCATCTGGTCGTTTGCTCGATATTGGTACCGGTGGCGGGATGCCGGGCATGATCATTGCATTGTGTCAGCTTGAGCGTGATTGCGTGCTCTTAGATTCAAATGGTAAGAAGATCCGTTTCTTAAAACAGTTTATTGCTGATCTGAAACTGCAAAATGTGATTGCAGTGCAAACACGCGTTGAAAATGAAGACAGTATTAATGAGCTTGGTCAGTTTGATGTGATTACCAGTCGTGCCTTTGCATCCCTGACCGATTTTGTTGATGCATCAAAACCTTATATGCATGAGCAAAGTATTATTGCTTCCATGAAAGGGCTAATTCCACAAGATGAAGTTAATGCTTTAAAAGATGAATTCAGTTGTGAGATTATTGAACTAAAAGTTCCGCGCTTAGACGAACAACGTCATTTACTTTTATTAAAACGTATTTAA
- a CDS encoding ParA family protein translates to MAQIIAIANQKGGVGKTTTAVNLAASLAVLKKRVLLVDMDSQGNATMGSGIQKNDLIYSVTDVLLGEVPIETAITKAEVGYKVLGANRDLAGVELAIAEQEGREFILRGALQEIESSYDYIIVDCAPSLSLITVNALAAVDGVLIPMQCEYYALEGLADLTQTIDRIQQALNPDLQIVGVLRTMYDARNALTRDVSEELQQYFGKKLYDTVIPRNIRLAEAPAHGLPVIYFEKSSKGAVAYLNLAAEVLKKSKVKKGSKA, encoded by the coding sequence ATGGCACAAATTATTGCGATTGCAAACCAGAAGGGTGGCGTTGGCAAAACCACAACCGCAGTAAATTTGGCGGCATCTCTCGCAGTATTAAAAAAACGTGTGCTGCTTGTAGATATGGATTCACAAGGCAATGCCACAATGGGTTCGGGCATTCAGAAGAATGACTTAATCTATTCAGTCACAGATGTGCTACTCGGTGAAGTGCCAATTGAAACGGCAATTACCAAGGCGGAAGTGGGTTATAAAGTATTAGGTGCTAACCGTGATCTGGCTGGGGTAGAGCTGGCAATCGCTGAACAGGAAGGTCGTGAGTTTATTCTGCGAGGTGCTCTGCAGGAAATTGAATCTTCATATGATTATATCATTGTCGACTGTGCACCAAGTCTGAGCCTGATTACTGTAAATGCGCTTGCAGCGGTAGATGGGGTGCTCATCCCAATGCAATGTGAATATTATGCATTAGAAGGTTTAGCGGATTTGACGCAAACTATCGACCGCATTCAGCAAGCTCTTAATCCAGATCTACAAATTGTAGGTGTATTGCGTACCATGTATGATGCACGTAATGCGCTGACACGCGATGTTTCTGAAGAATTACAACAATATTTTGGCAAGAAACTTTACGATACCGTGATTCCGCGTAATATTCGTCTGGCTGAAGCACCAGCGCATGGTTTACCAGTAATCTATTTTGAAAAAAGTTCAAAGGGTGCAGTTGCTTACCTTAATCTGGCGGCTGAAGTGTTAAAGAAAAGTAAAGTGAAAAAAGGAAGTAAAGCATGA
- a CDS encoding ParB/RepB/Spo0J family partition protein, with product MTVKKRGLAKGRGLDALLGSIQKEKLQLEAQGLDHGQLKQIDVNLLKRGEYQPRRYINEQDLQELAASIEKHGIMQPIVIRPVDDERHPYEIIAGERRWRAAQLAGLTEVPAIVRELQDQVAIALALIENIQRQDLNPIDQAMALQRFHEEFGLSHQEIADTVGKARTTVSNLLRLLTLAEEVKDFMQQGLLDMGHARAILTLKAKDQLKVAEMVIEKSLSVRQTEQLVRDFNAPKQDKPKAVVAPDIQQLTQRLSERFSAEVKIDYNKQGKGKLVISYHSLEELDGILSILDDE from the coding sequence ATGACCGTGAAGAAACGTGGACTCGCCAAAGGTCGTGGTTTGGATGCATTACTGGGGTCAATTCAAAAAGAAAAACTACAGCTAGAAGCACAAGGGCTGGATCATGGTCAGCTAAAACAGATTGATGTCAATCTGTTGAAACGTGGTGAATATCAGCCACGCCGCTATATCAATGAACAGGATTTGCAGGAACTGGCTGCTTCAATTGAGAAGCATGGCATCATGCAGCCGATCGTAATCCGTCCAGTGGATGATGAACGTCATCCTTATGAGATTATCGCCGGTGAACGTCGCTGGCGCGCAGCACAACTGGCAGGCTTAACTGAAGTGCCTGCGATTGTTCGTGAACTTCAAGACCAAGTTGCAATTGCATTAGCATTAATTGAAAACATTCAGCGTCAGGATTTAAATCCGATTGATCAAGCAATGGCACTACAGCGTTTCCATGAAGAATTTGGTCTAAGCCATCAGGAAATTGCCGATACTGTTGGTAAGGCACGTACCACTGTTAGTAACTTACTGCGTCTGTTAACCTTAGCTGAAGAAGTTAAAGACTTCATGCAACAAGGTCTGCTAGACATGGGCCATGCCCGTGCGATCCTGACTTTAAAAGCCAAAGATCAGCTTAAAGTGGCTGAAATGGTCATCGAAAAGAGCTTATCTGTGCGTCAGACTGAACAATTGGTACGTGATTTCAATGCACCAAAACAGGATAAGCCGAAAGCAGTTGTAGCACCGGATATTCAACAACTGACACAACGTTTGTCAGAACGCTTTAGTGCAGAAGTAAAAATTGATTATAACAAGCAGGGCAAAGGAAAGCTCGTCATTAGCTATCACTCATTGGAAGAGCTGGACGGTATCCTTTCGATCCTGGATGATGAATAA
- a CDS encoding MotA/TolQ/ExbB proton channel family protein, with the protein MWELVKAGGWLMLPLVLCSIFMVAISLERFIRLKKNLVLPKTLLIGPSQNARQVMQKLNADASLQRSTLGRVFAAGAASQQQTEQYARAQMEVVASQEIGYLERNINFLGTLSAVAPLLGLLGTVIGIIESFLMIDVGTTSDPVLMMPGISKALITTAAGMLIAIPALFAHRYFQRLVQEYVAELEQQATLFHADLFYLHGSKADESIQKAS; encoded by the coding sequence ATGTGGGAATTGGTAAAAGCAGGTGGGTGGCTGATGCTACCCTTGGTGTTGTGTTCGATTTTCATGGTGGCTATTTCATTAGAGCGCTTTATTCGCCTGAAAAAGAACTTGGTATTGCCTAAAACACTTCTGATAGGTCCAAGTCAAAATGCTCGTCAGGTGATGCAAAAGCTAAATGCAGATGCATCCCTGCAACGCAGTACATTAGGGCGTGTTTTTGCAGCAGGTGCTGCAAGTCAGCAACAGACTGAGCAATATGCACGTGCCCAGATGGAAGTGGTTGCTTCACAGGAAATTGGTTATCTGGAAAGAAATATTAATTTTCTAGGAACCTTGAGTGCAGTCGCACCTTTGCTGGGTTTGCTCGGTACTGTAATCGGGATTATTGAATCTTTTCTGATGATCGATGTAGGTACGACTAGTGATCCAGTCTTGATGATGCCGGGTATTTCCAAGGCATTGATTACCACAGCTGCCGGGATGCTGATCGCCATTCCAGCCTTGTTTGCGCATCGTTATTTTCAGCGTCTGGTACAGGAATATGTGGCGGAGTTGGAGCAGCAGGCAACTCTATTCCATGCTGACCTGTTTTATTTGCATGGTTCAAAAGCTGATGAAAGCATTCAGAAAGCGAGCTGA
- a CDS encoding ExbD/TolR family protein, which produces MKFKRNQVEDVHINLTPMIDCLLFILVFLLLSTTFSQLSRMNLTLPDAQGVPPKNFDQKVEVTVDANGHYAVNGQSLASKEVADLNTAIKQISNERRDLMFVIAADAKAAHQDVIRVMDVAGQLGFVNINISTKVPTRGY; this is translated from the coding sequence ATGAAATTCAAACGCAATCAGGTTGAAGATGTTCATATCAATCTCACGCCGATGATTGACTGTCTGTTATTCATCTTGGTGTTTCTATTGCTTTCTACGACTTTTAGTCAGCTCAGTCGGATGAACTTAACCTTGCCAGATGCACAAGGGGTGCCACCAAAGAACTTTGATCAGAAGGTTGAAGTTACTGTGGATGCCAATGGACACTATGCGGTAAATGGGCAGTCATTGGCGAGCAAAGAAGTGGCTGATTTAAATACTGCAATTAAACAGATTTCCAACGAACGACGTGATTTAATGTTCGTGATTGCAGCTGACGCAAAAGCAGCACATCAAGATGTAATTCGTGTGATGGATGTTGCAGGGCAATTGGGCTTTGTGAATATCAATATCAGTACCAAGGTACCAACTAGAGGTTATTAG
- the msbA gene encoding lipid A export permease/ATP-binding protein MsbA, with the protein MKQDFKVYFRLLSYLKQFWGIALLVVLGFSINAATEVSVAKLLEKIIDAIQHRDQGFTTLFPFLVVLLMFFRGLGLFLGGYFTAVISRNLVFNIRQEVFGKLLRLPSQYYLDNTSGHITAKIMYNVEQLTAASTEALKTLIQQGLITLALLGYLLYTNWRLTMCILIFAPVIGFIIRKAAKRMRKLSNQVQDTMGDVNHVVQETVNANMVVKAFGGQHYEQERFRQNSLENLRRGLKMVVVQQLNSPVVQLIMSFSLSIVMFIALRPEILRDTSAGEFVAYITAAGMLAKPIKALTDVNEKIQRGMAAAHSVFELLDLPEEKNQGILTDTLKGQIQFKDVGLTYSDGHQAIRGFNLEIQPGQTVALVGRSGAGKSSLVNLLMRYQETTSGKILFDGKDITEFELNALRTQIAMVNQQVVLFNRTVRENIAYGQLEGAAEEDIIAAAKAAYAHDFIMVLPQGYDTPLGAQGLNLSGGQRQRIAIARAILKNAPILILDEATSALDNESEYFIQRAFDTAMQDRTTIVIAHRLSTIENADVIVVMDQGQIVEQGSHQELMTRQGAYYQLHQRNFEEH; encoded by the coding sequence GTGAAGCAAGATTTTAAAGTCTATTTTCGCCTGCTGAGTTATCTAAAACAGTTTTGGGGAATAGCGTTATTGGTCGTGCTTGGCTTCTCGATTAATGCCGCTACAGAGGTTTCTGTCGCCAAGTTGTTAGAGAAAATCATTGATGCGATTCAACATCGAGATCAAGGTTTTACAACACTATTTCCCTTCTTAGTTGTACTGTTGATGTTTTTCCGAGGACTTGGTTTGTTCTTGGGGGGATATTTTACTGCAGTCATTTCTCGTAATTTAGTCTTTAATATTCGTCAAGAAGTCTTTGGCAAGCTACTCCGTTTACCATCACAGTATTATTTAGATAATACCAGTGGTCATATTACCGCTAAAATTATGTACAACGTTGAGCAGTTGACTGCTGCTTCAACAGAAGCACTCAAAACCTTAATTCAACAAGGTTTAATTACACTCGCACTATTGGGCTACTTGTTGTATACCAATTGGCGTTTAACCATGTGTATTCTGATCTTTGCGCCAGTGATCGGCTTTATTATTCGTAAAGCTGCAAAGCGCATGCGTAAATTATCAAATCAAGTACAAGACACCATGGGTGATGTCAATCACGTGGTGCAAGAAACGGTCAATGCCAATATGGTGGTCAAAGCTTTTGGTGGTCAGCACTATGAGCAAGAACGTTTTCGTCAAAATTCACTTGAAAACTTACGTCGTGGTTTGAAAATGGTAGTGGTACAACAGCTGAATAGTCCGGTTGTTCAGCTCATCATGTCATTTTCACTCAGTATTGTGATGTTTATTGCATTGCGTCCGGAAATTCTGCGAGATACCTCTGCCGGTGAGTTCGTGGCTTATATTACTGCAGCAGGGATGCTTGCGAAGCCAATCAAAGCATTAACCGATGTCAATGAAAAAATTCAACGAGGTATGGCTGCAGCGCATTCGGTGTTTGAATTATTGGATTTACCAGAAGAAAAGAACCAGGGCATCTTAACCGATACGCTCAAAGGTCAAATCCAATTTAAAGATGTGGGTTTAACTTATTCAGATGGTCATCAAGCGATTCGAGGCTTTAATCTTGAGATTCAGCCGGGTCAAACTGTGGCTTTGGTCGGACGTTCCGGTGCGGGTAAGAGTTCCCTAGTAAACCTGCTGATGCGCTATCAAGAGACAACCTCTGGTAAGATTCTGTTTGATGGCAAAGATATAACCGAATTTGAATTGAATGCATTACGTACCCAAATTGCGATGGTGAATCAGCAAGTAGTGTTATTTAACCGCACAGTGCGTGAAAACATTGCTTATGGCCAGCTAGAAGGTGCTGCAGAAGAAGATATTATTGCTGCAGCTAAAGCAGCTTATGCACATGATTTTATTATGGTATTACCACAGGGTTATGATACGCCACTGGGTGCACAAGGTTTGAATTTGTCTGGTGGTCAGCGTCAGCGTATTGCCATTGCACGTGCAATTTTAAAAAATGCACCGATCTTGATTTTAGATGAAGCGACAAGTGCGCTGGATAATGAATCTGAATACTTTATTCAGCGTGCCTTTGATACTGCAATGCAAGATCGAACCACCATTGTGATTGCTCACCGTCTGTCGACTATTGAAAATGCCGATGTGATTGTAGTGATGGATCAAGGTCAAATTGTGGAGCAAGGCTCACATCAAGAACTGATGACACGACAAGGTGCTTATTACCAATTACACCAACGTAATTTCGAGGAACATTAA
- the lpxK gene encoding tetraacyldisaccharide 4'-kinase, giving the protein MSLAQVIQDAWNAQSKWLVLLRPLSCLYSTAFNLNKSLYQQGIKKSYTAPVPVMVIGNITVGGSGKTPLLIHLVEYLTKKDVKVGVISRGYGGTGPFPCYVDTLATAETVGDEPALIVQSTGVPMAVGPNRQQSIELLLSKHELDLIICDDGLQHWALNRQIEWIVLDNNRGLGNQKLLPEGYLREPVERLKTGTVIEHTAQPESDLHMHLAPSQPYLLNRAELQDFDPNLPFYAVVGIGFPQRFYQTLESLGIQQFQCHEFPDHHDYEIEDLEFEDQYPIITTEKDAVKIMALLKQNPEFKRDIWVVPVEAVLSPACYEVLQQQLNEHGISIS; this is encoded by the coding sequence ATGTCCTTGGCACAGGTGATTCAAGATGCATGGAATGCGCAATCTAAGTGGTTAGTGTTACTGCGCCCATTGTCATGCTTGTACAGTACGGCATTTAATCTGAATAAATCTTTGTATCAGCAAGGCATTAAAAAGTCTTATACAGCACCTGTGCCGGTGATGGTAATTGGGAATATTACGGTCGGTGGAAGTGGTAAAACACCTCTCTTGATTCATTTGGTCGAATACTTGACTAAGAAAGATGTCAAGGTAGGCGTTATTAGTCGTGGTTATGGTGGTACGGGCCCATTTCCATGCTATGTCGATACGCTAGCAACCGCAGAAACTGTTGGAGATGAGCCGGCACTCATCGTACAGTCTACGGGTGTACCGATGGCGGTCGGACCAAATCGCCAGCAGAGTATTGAGCTTTTACTTTCCAAGCATGAATTAGACTTGATCATTTGTGATGATGGGCTACAACACTGGGCTTTAAACCGTCAGATTGAATGGATCGTACTGGATAATAATCGTGGTCTGGGTAATCAGAAGTTATTGCCGGAAGGTTATCTACGTGAACCGGTTGAACGTTTAAAAACCGGAACCGTGATTGAGCATACCGCTCAGCCAGAATCTGATTTACATATGCATTTGGCTCCATCGCAGCCATATTTACTGAATCGGGCAGAGTTGCAGGACTTCGATCCTAATTTACCTTTTTATGCTGTTGTCGGCATTGGTTTTCCACAACGTTTCTATCAGACTTTGGAAAGCTTGGGTATTCAGCAGTTCCAGTGCCACGAATTCCCAGATCATCATGATTATGAAATTGAAGATCTAGAGTTTGAAGATCAATATCCGATCATTACCACTGAGAAAGATGCAGTAAAAATCATGGCATTGCTTAAACAGAATCCGGAATTTAAACGTGATATTTGGGTGGTGCCTGTTGAGGCAGTGTTATCACCAGCCTGTTATGAAGTTTTGCAGCAACAACTTAATGAACATGGTATTTCTATTTCTTAA
- the kdsB gene encoding 3-deoxy-manno-octulosonate cytidylyltransferase yields the protein MKHIVIPARFASSRLPGKPLLEIHGSPMILRVVDQARKVEGFDDLCVATDDERIAEVCRAEGIDVVITSPNHPSGTDRLSEVARIKGWDSNDIIVNVQGDEPLLPAQLVQQVAQLLVDQPESSMSTLCEPIHQLEEFQRDSIVKVVMSKHNQALYFSRSTIPYDRDGAKQAEQTLHDQAYRHLGLYAYRVKLLQEYVTWDMGVLEKLESLEQLRVLENGHRIAISVAEVSLPPGVDTQQDLDRLNQLDPSVFA from the coding sequence ATGAAACATATTGTCATTCCCGCACGCTTTGCCAGCTCCCGCCTGCCGGGTAAACCTTTACTGGAGATTCATGGTAGCCCAATGATTTTACGTGTGGTGGATCAGGCACGTAAAGTGGAAGGCTTTGATGACTTATGTGTGGCGACGGATGATGAACGTATTGCAGAAGTATGTCGTGCCGAAGGTATAGATGTTGTCATTACATCGCCAAATCATCCATCAGGTACGGATCGTTTGAGTGAAGTCGCTCGGATCAAAGGCTGGGACAGCAATGACATTATTGTCAATGTGCAGGGTGATGAGCCTTTATTACCTGCGCAACTAGTACAGCAAGTAGCCCAGTTGCTGGTAGATCAACCAGAATCATCTATGTCGACACTATGTGAGCCTATCCATCAACTTGAAGAGTTCCAGCGTGACAGTATCGTGAAAGTGGTGATGTCAAAGCATAATCAGGCGCTGTATTTTAGTCGTTCGACAATTCCTTATGACCGTGATGGTGCTAAACAGGCAGAACAAACATTGCATGATCAAGCCTATCGCCATTTAGGCTTGTACGCTTACCGTGTAAAGCTGCTTCAGGAATACGTAACTTGGGATATGGGTGTGCTAGAAAAGCTAGAATCTCTAGAACAGTTGCGTGTGCTGGAAAATGGCCATCGTATTGCCATTTCAGTTGCAGAAGTCAGCCTGCCACCTGGGGTAGATACCCAGCAGGATCTGGATCGTCTAAACCAACTTGATCCATCTGTATTTGCCTAA
- a CDS encoding DNA polymerase III subunit delta' produces the protein MPLDATAQIYPWQQQVWDTLTGRFPQLGHGLLFYGKKGCGKEAFTQQFLAWVLCQNRHARNLPCGECGSCQWLKADTHPNYVYISTDEENKKQNAKIKIEKIRDLLPFVQQTVDGWRVIVIEPAEALNIASSNALLKTLEEPGETIVIILLADHYLKLPATIRSRLQHFALDRITPDQATNYLSENLPEAGSSQQQLLMNLANQMPLQAIEVAQSAWMPMRQDFLQDWKKLVIEKNMPIAIATRWNKSLSFSDFGQMFEYLLSDLICVKLNQAIKNIDLEFDVLAAQYSLEQLFDIYGEFQQSKQYLEQNVQSNLVLDQLCIRLMNL, from the coding sequence ATGCCGCTTGATGCCACCGCACAAATCTATCCCTGGCAACAACAAGTTTGGGATACGCTCACTGGGCGTTTTCCCCAGCTGGGGCATGGTTTGCTGTTTTATGGCAAAAAGGGCTGTGGCAAAGAAGCCTTTACTCAACAATTTCTAGCATGGGTGTTGTGTCAAAATCGTCATGCACGAAATTTACCTTGTGGTGAATGTGGTAGTTGTCAGTGGCTGAAGGCAGATACCCATCCCAACTATGTCTATATCAGTACCGATGAAGAAAACAAAAAGCAGAATGCCAAAATCAAGATTGAAAAGATCCGGGATTTATTACCATTTGTGCAACAAACTGTAGATGGTTGGCGGGTTATTGTGATTGAACCTGCTGAAGCACTGAATATTGCTTCTTCTAATGCTTTGCTGAAAACACTGGAAGAGCCGGGTGAAACTATTGTCATTATTCTCCTGGCGGATCATTACCTCAAATTACCAGCTACGATTCGTAGCCGTTTACAGCATTTTGCACTGGACCGTATTACGCCAGATCAGGCGACAAATTATCTAAGTGAAAATCTACCGGAAGCAGGATCTTCACAACAACAATTATTAATGAATCTGGCAAATCAGATGCCGTTACAAGCCATCGAAGTGGCACAAAGCGCTTGGATGCCAATGCGTCAAGATTTTCTGCAAGACTGGAAAAAACTGGTCATAGAAAAAAATATGCCGATCGCAATTGCAACTCGATGGAACAAAAGCTTAAGTTTTAGTGACTTCGGGCAGATGTTTGAGTACTTGTTGTCGGATTTGATTTGTGTCAAGCTAAATCAAGCCATTAAAAACATCGATTTAGAATTTGATGTACTGGCTGCACAATATTCATTAGAACAGCTTTTTGATATTTATGGGGAATTTCAGCAGTCTAAACAGTATCTGGAACAGAATGTACAAAGCAATCTGGTTCTGGACCAACTCTGTATTCGACTGATGAATCTTTAA
- a CDS encoding PilZ domain-containing protein encodes MTYGGIIQANIPDIETLFASYMPFVAGGGLFIPSKQAVNLGDEVFVLTTLPEQSQKIPLTGKVIWVSQKQNGIKPQGFGIQLSGEKGVFFKNEAERLVAGLKSAGRRSYTM; translated from the coding sequence ATCACGTATGGGGGGATTATTCAGGCGAATATTCCTGATATAGAAACTCTATTTGCCAGCTATATGCCATTTGTTGCAGGCGGCGGTCTTTTTATTCCTTCCAAGCAGGCGGTGAATCTGGGGGATGAAGTTTTCGTCCTGACCACTTTGCCTGAACAATCTCAAAAAATTCCTTTAACTGGTAAAGTGATCTGGGTATCACAAAAACAAAATGGCATTAAACCACAAGGTTTTGGCATCCAGTTGAGTGGGGAAAAAGGCGTTTTCTTTAAAAATGAGGCCGAACGATTGGTTGCGGGGCTTAAATCTGCAGGGCGTAGAAGCTACACTATGTAG